A genomic window from Silene latifolia isolate original U9 population chromosome Y, ASM4854445v1, whole genome shotgun sequence includes:
- the LOC141631428 gene encoding uncharacterized protein LOC141631428 yields the protein MTTNKSKLAFARVLVDVDLSKELPKAVQIKSPYRGTLLQKVEYEWIPHFCSVCKRVGHSKERCNTANPKPKPKVAYKPKLVAKAKVQAVVVTPSPPGKSDKGKEAQGTKTVAVNLSNRFGALQSDSLLEPNELDSVGLEGDPLIVCLPGEEVFSQQDMDVQVTHNNDCHPNGRILVFGERLLLERRVLWQQLSDISSAVSNPWVCMGDFNVVLNMDERLGSNHLHLADMNEFGSCLDSNGLVDHPATGNYFTWNNKQGDGLRWAKLDRVLTNQFWIREISSTVTFLEAGVSDHSPGLVTVLDQARGLRKNFKYMNCWASSPQFLPCVEENWPAGTSGVKIYSLFQKLKQLKKPLRGLYSSSFTGLADRVKTAKIALLSCQSQLIEAPQDPALLLLEKQLLHA from the exons atGACTACTAACAAGAGCAAGCTAGCTTTTGCTCGTGTTTTAGTCGATGTGGATTTGTCAAAGGAGTTACCCAAGGCTGTTCAGATTAAATCCCCATATAGGGGTACTTTGTTGCAGAAGGTGGAATATGAGTGGATACCACATTTTTGCTCTGTCTGTAAGAGAGTTGGGCATTCTAAGGAAAGGTGTAACACTGCTAATCCTAAACCTAAGCCAAAGGTGGCTTACAAGCCTAAACTAGTGGCTAAAGCAAAGGTGCAGGCTGTTGTTGTTACCCCTTCTCCTCCTGGCAAATCTGATAAGGGTAAGGAAGCCCAAGGTACTAAGACTGTTGCTGTCAATCTGTCTAATAGGTTTGGGGCATTACAAAGTGATTCCCTTCTAGAGCCCAATGAGCTGGACTCAGTTGGTTTGGAGGGTGACCCACTAATTGTTTGTTTACCTGGGGAGGAAGTCTTTTCTCAGCAGGATATGGATGTGCAG GTGACTCATAATAATGATTGTCACCCTAATGGTAGGATTCTGGTTTTTGGAGAGAGACTTTT ATTAGAGAGGAGAGTTCTTTGGCAGCAACTTTCTGATATCTCCTCTGCTGTGTCCAACCCTTGGGTTTGTATGGGAGATTTCAATGTTGTTCTTAATATGGATGAGAGATTGGGTAGTAATCATCTTCATTTAGCTGATATGAATGAATTTGGGAGCTGTTTGGATAGCAATGGGCTTGTAGATCATCCAGCTACTGGAAACTATTTCACTTGGAATAATAAGCAAGGGGATGGACTGAGATGGGCCAAATTGGATAGAGTGCTTACTAATCAGTTTTGGATTAGGGAGATTAGCTCTACTGTTACTTTTCTGGAAGCTGGGGTCTCTGATCATTCCCCAGGTTTAGTTACTGTGTTGGATCAGGCTAGGGGTCTAAGGAAGAACTTTAAATATATGAATTGTTGGGCTTCTTCCCCTCAATTCTTGCCTTGTGTTGAGGAGAATTGGCCTGCTGGCACTTCTGGGGTTAAGATTTACTCTTTATTCCAGAAGCTTAAGCAACTAAAGAAGCCTCTCAGGGGTTTATATTCCTCTTCTTTTACTGGTTTAGCTGATAGGGTGAAGACTGCTAAGATTGCACTTTTGTCTTGTCAATCTCAACTTATTGAGGCTCCTCAGGATCCTGCTTTGCTTTTGCTGGAAAAGCAACTTCTTCATGCTTAA